A genomic stretch from Juglans microcarpa x Juglans regia isolate MS1-56 chromosome 3S, Jm3101_v1.0, whole genome shotgun sequence includes:
- the LOC121257109 gene encoding very-long-chain 3-oxoacyl-CoA reductase-like protein At1g24470, with protein MLSTCIHHLKTQPPWLLFLSFTGFLTLLKPSISLLKWVFITFLRPPRNLKKSYGSWAVITGATDGIGKAFAYQLAGKGLNLILVSRDPNKLKTVWKEIQADFPNTQVKIVGFDFSGDILAGVRLLEEAIKGVDVGILINNVGITYPKAMYFHEVDEKVWMNVVKVNLEGTTRVTKAVLPGMMQRKRGTIVNIGSGAAIVVPSHPLYTIYAATKAYIDQFSRSLHVEYMQYGIHVQCQVPLYVATKMVSKVAAIERASMFTPSAEDYARAAVRRIGYEVRCTPYWAHSLQWCFARFLPDTVLDAWRLSIGIQRRGKITA; from the exons ATGCTATCAACATGCATTCATCACCTCAAAACCCAGCCTCCATggcttctctttctctcatttacTGGTTTTCTCACCCTCCTGAAACCCTCCATCTCTCTTCTCAAATGGGTCTTCATCACTTTCCTAAGACCCCCAAGAAATCTCAAGAAATCATATGGTTCTTGGGCGGTCATCACCGGAGCAACAGACGGCATCGGAAAAGCCTTTGCCTACCAACTAGCCGGCAAAGGTCTAAACCTAATACTTGTCAGCAGAGACCCCAACAAGCTCAAAACTGTCTGGAAGGAAATTCAAGCCGATTTTCCAAACACCCAAGTGAAGATTGTTGGGTTTGATTTCTCCGGCGACATCTTGGCCGGCGTCCGGCTGTTAGAGGAGGCCATCAAAGGGGTGGACGTCGGTATTCTGATAAACAACGTGGGGATTACATATCCTAAGGCCATGTATTTTCATGAGGTGGATGAGAAGGTGTGGATGAACGTTGTTAAGGTGAACTTGGAGGGGACTACTAGGGTTACGAAAGCAGTTCTACCAGGTATGATGCAAAGGAAGAGAGGGACGATTGTGAATATTGGCTCTGGAGCCGCCATTGTCGTACCTTCCCATCCTCTTTACACAATCTATGCTGCTACTAAAGC TTACATAGATCAGTTCTCAAGATCTCTACATGTGGAATACATGCAGTACGGAATCCACGTCCAGTGTCAG GTACCATTATATGTGGCCACAAAAATGGTGTCGAAAGTAGCAGCGATTGAGAGAGCGTCCATGTTTACACCATCGGCAGAGGATTATGCAAGAGCTGCGGTTCGCCGAATTGGGTATGAAGTGCGATGCACGCCCTACTGGGCTCACTCACTTCAGTGGTGCTTTGCACGTTTCCTCCCTGACACTGTTCTCGATGCTTGGCGTCTGTCCATTGGTATTCAGAGGCGAGGAAAAATCACTGCATGA